CAACGCATTTTTCCCTCCTGTGGGCGCCGGTATGAATCCATGCCTCATACTCAGCCTCCATCACATGACAACCGACACAGAAGTCAGGCTCAGCAGTCTTTGCCATCAGCTTTGGCGGGCCAAACAGCAAAAAAACAGATATAGTGATAATCGCTCCTGCGACAATGACAAGAACTAATGCGATTTTTCCGTCTTTGTTCATCCCCTTCCAACCCCCTTTAGCAAGGTTTTATCACATAAGGCTCAACCTGTCAACGCCATTCAGATAAGCCCTATTGGGAACTACAACATCCTTATGGCATACAATTACACTGTCTCAAACAGGACGTCTATGATTTTAAATCATATGGCATCTGCCACCACTTGTGAATACCCATACAACCCATGTCCTGTCATTGACATAAAAAGCCAATAACCTTTAGTATAAAGCACTTTGAATTCCTCGCTAAAGGCATATATTTGGATATTTCAGGCATACTAAGACAACTTGCTATATCGGCACCTGCAATACTGATAGCAATCACATTCCATGAGGTTGCTCATGGCTTTATTGCATATAAGTTAGGAGACCCTACTGCAAAGTCATTGGGAAGACTTACCTTAAACCCCATAGCCCACATAGACCCATTTGGCACTATCGTCATGCCTGTGCTTTTGCTTATATTCACACAGGGACAGTTTGTCTTTGGATATGCAAAGCCTGTCCCTATAAACCCTTATAACTTCAAAAACCCAAGAAGGGATATGGCTATTTCAGCAGGAGGAGGACCTGTAACGAACATCCTTCTTGCCATAGTTAGCCTTCTTTTAATCAAGTTCGTAATATTCCCTCTGTCCCATATACTTCCTCCATCCGTAGTGGCAAGCATACTAAAACCTCTCAATATGATGCTTGTCTCGAGCATCGCCATTAATGCCGTGCTTGCCGCATTTAATCTCATACCTGTGCCTCCTTTGGATGGCGGTAGAATACTCGTGGGATTTCTTCCTCAGCGTCAGGCAATTGCTCTGAGTAGAATCGAGCCTTATGGCATGATTATAGTCTTGCTCATTATT
This region of Nitrospirota bacterium genomic DNA includes:
- a CDS encoding site-2 protease family protein — protein: MDISGILRQLAISAPAILIAITFHEVAHGFIAYKLGDPTAKSLGRLTLNPIAHIDPFGTIVMPVLLLIFTQGQFVFGYAKPVPINPYNFKNPRRDMAISAGGGPVTNILLAIVSLLLIKFVIFPLSHILPPSVVASILKPLNMMLVSSIAINAVLAAFNLIPVPPLDGGRILVGFLPQRQAIALSRIEPYGMIIVLLIIASGASRYFISPIVNLFLSLLGMY